The Planctomycetaceae bacterium genome has a segment encoding these proteins:
- a CDS encoding HDOD domain-containing protein, which produces MIRQLPPLPTLPCVVLRAAELIKGRDISDRLTAADPLTRLIASDVSLSAALLRRANAEYGKAETPEQAVQAVPTGCVYSAVLKAPMLAAGNGAAGEHKAFWTHSVAVACAGAMLAEQTSAAGADVAFACGLLQDIGQLALWQSVPKSYQRVLEAAADGRGGDIRQCEHQILGIDHPTVGRRLAEHWGFSRSIQDSIWLSHQPAGGVSATLGDSRLITLLSLADSLAHELGYSTLAGASGPWGIEERADAAGVSRDVLDRVRKALPEQVARRLELLGLNGSGNPGIAMPGLMGTALSRANAELGRLNDILLQRLEQTTVRADAFDQARRISGALRGGAALCDVLVAVAEAMAWACRQPPSAAWPVVAYSLDRAGDEMLAVCCDGSPRWRWQSVAAGDWLAAMSPTRQVPQALQIPAMSCVDVRGFDEWIDATRYLHYPLLCQGVLVGGVLVRAAEAPDALVAATAALTAEALSDSLVLVQARERAVQMNEEFARSGEAVAARRDAVAQAQAMAAVGEMAGGAAHEMNNPLAIVSGRAQLMRSAATSDAERQTWQLIADQAQRISDIISNLMEYARPEPAKPEAIDVRALAAEAVREFSSVATQAAHPLVDIHVGDDVPAVLADRQQIRRVLTELIANAVTALGDSGGTITLTGRLDEVRDAVLVSVSDSGPGMDEATLQHVFTPFFSLQAAGRRRGLGLPLARRYVENNRGQIFIRSRKGQGTAVYVQLPKAEQANHGNGDTTQNGAGGR; this is translated from the coding sequence ATGATCCGACAGCTCCCGCCGCTGCCGACCCTGCCGTGCGTGGTGCTGCGGGCGGCAGAACTCATCAAGGGTCGCGACATCTCCGACCGGCTCACCGCGGCGGATCCGCTGACGCGACTGATCGCCTCCGACGTTTCGCTGTCGGCCGCCCTGCTGCGCCGTGCCAACGCCGAATACGGCAAAGCGGAAACGCCCGAGCAGGCCGTCCAAGCCGTCCCGACCGGCTGCGTGTATTCGGCCGTGCTCAAGGCTCCCATGCTCGCCGCCGGCAATGGCGCCGCCGGCGAGCACAAGGCGTTCTGGACGCACAGTGTAGCCGTGGCGTGCGCGGGGGCGATGCTGGCCGAACAGACCTCCGCCGCCGGCGCCGATGTGGCCTTCGCCTGCGGGCTGCTCCAGGACATCGGGCAACTGGCGCTCTGGCAATCGGTGCCCAAGAGCTATCAGCGCGTGCTTGAAGCCGCCGCTGACGGGCGCGGCGGCGACATCCGCCAGTGCGAGCACCAGATTCTGGGGATCGACCATCCGACGGTGGGGCGGCGGCTGGCCGAGCACTGGGGTTTCAGCCGCAGCATCCAGGACAGCATCTGGCTGAGCCATCAGCCCGCCGGCGGCGTCTCGGCGACGCTGGGGGATTCCCGCCTGATCACGCTGCTGTCGCTGGCGGACAGCCTGGCGCACGAGTTGGGATATTCGACGCTCGCCGGGGCCTCCGGGCCGTGGGGGATCGAGGAGCGGGCGGACGCCGCCGGCGTTTCGCGCGACGTGCTCGATCGGGTGCGCAAGGCCCTGCCCGAGCAGGTTGCGCGGCGGTTGGAATTGTTGGGGCTCAACGGGTCGGGGAACCCTGGCATTGCCATGCCAGGGCTTATGGGAACCGCACTCTCGCGGGCCAATGCCGAACTGGGGCGGCTCAACGACATTCTGTTGCAGCGGCTCGAACAGACGACCGTCCGCGCCGACGCCTTTGACCAGGCGCGGCGAATCAGCGGGGCGCTGCGAGGCGGGGCGGCGCTGTGCGACGTGCTGGTAGCCGTCGCCGAGGCGATGGCCTGGGCCTGCCGCCAGCCTCCCAGTGCGGCTTGGCCGGTGGTGGCGTATTCGCTCGACCGTGCCGGCGATGAAATGCTCGCGGTCTGCTGCGACGGGTCGCCGCGATGGCGATGGCAGAGCGTGGCGGCGGGGGACTGGCTGGCGGCGATGAGCCCCACGCGGCAGGTTCCCCAGGCGCTGCAGATTCCGGCTATGTCGTGCGTCGACGTGCGCGGGTTCGACGAGTGGATCGACGCCACGCGCTACCTGCACTATCCGCTGCTGTGCCAGGGCGTGCTCGTCGGGGGCGTGCTCGTGCGGGCGGCCGAGGCCCCCGATGCGCTGGTAGCCGCCACGGCCGCCCTGACCGCCGAGGCGCTGAGCGACTCGCTCGTGCTCGTGCAGGCGCGCGAGCGCGCCGTGCAGATGAACGAAGAGTTCGCCCGCTCCGGCGAGGCGGTGGCCGCACGGCGCGACGCGGTCGCACAGGCGCAGGCGATGGCGGCGGTGGGCGAGATGGCCGGCGGGGCGGCCCACGAGATGAACAATCCGCTGGCGATCGTCTCGGGGCGCGCCCAGCTCATGCGCAGCGCCGCGACCAGCGACGCCGAGCGGCAGACCTGGCAGCTCATCGCCGACCAGGCCCAGCGCATCAGCGACATCATCTCCAACCTCATGGAGTACGCCCGCCCCGAGCCGGCCAAGCCCGAAGCGATCGACGTGCGGGCCCTGGCTGCAGAGGCCGTTCGCGAATTTTCTTCGGTCGCTACTCAAGCCGCGCATCCGCTCGTCGATATACACGTTGGCGACGACGTTCCCGCCGTCCTGGCAGACCGGCAGCAGATTCGCAGGGTGCTGACCGAGCTGATCGCCAACGCCGTGACGGCCTTGGGTGACAGCGGCGGAACGATCACGCTGACCGGGCGGTTGGACGAGGTTCGCGACGCGGTGCTCGTGAGCGTTTCCGACAGCGGCCCGGGCATGGACGAGGCGACGCTGCAGCATGTTTTTACGCCGTTTTTCTCGCTGCAGGCCGCCGGACGCCGCCGCGGGCTGGGGCTGCCCCTGGCTCGCCGATACGTCGAGAACAACCGCGGGCAGATCTTCATCCGCTCCCGCAAAGGCCAAGGCACGGCCGTGTACGTGCAACTGCCCAAGGCAGAGCAGGCAAACCATGGCAACGGCGACACAACGCAGAACGGTGCTGGTGGTCGATGA
- a CDS encoding flagellar biosynthesis anti-sigma factor FlgM: protein MIMKCLPRWGADAGQADRMTMANVNGVTGAGAPSPVEPTGSIASKGAIHRLGQTADTVEISTAAKLAMKIREVPEVRTELIARVKEEIAAGTYETPERIDAAVERLLADLLPGT, encoded by the coding sequence ATGATTATGAAGTGCCTGCCACGCTGGGGTGCCGACGCGGGACAGGCAGACAGGATGACCATGGCGAATGTCAATGGCGTAACAGGTGCCGGAGCCCCCAGTCCCGTAGAACCGACCGGGTCTATCGCATCCAAGGGCGCGATCCATCGGCTCGGTCAGACCGCCGACACGGTCGAGATCTCTACCGCAGCCAAGCTGGCGATGAAGATACGCGAAGTGCCCGAAGTGCGCACTGAGCTGATCGCCAGGGTCAAAGAGGAAATCGCCGCCGGAACGTACGAGACCCCCGAGCGGATAGATGCGGCCGTCGAGAGGCTACTGGCGGATTTGCTCCCCGGAACATAG
- a CDS encoding DUF2179 domain-containing protein yields the protein MNLYEFFQGDSNWWWVLPVLIFAARVVDVSLGTLRVLFLSRGMKLLAPVVGFFEVLIWITAIAQVVRNLDNVICFFAYAGGYGLGTFVGLMIEEKLAMGTIILRVIPQVRGEELVEELRRRNHRVTCIDAQGALGKVNVIFSVIRRGDLPEVLDVVKSFNPQAFYTVEDVRRANGSWRQLRRCKPQPQVRPLRQAAGPDGCPGTASVRGESRGGGTK from the coding sequence ATGAACCTTTACGAGTTTTTTCAGGGTGACAGCAATTGGTGGTGGGTGCTTCCGGTTCTGATATTTGCCGCGCGGGTGGTGGATGTCAGCCTCGGGACGCTGCGGGTGCTGTTTCTTTCGCGCGGGATGAAACTGCTGGCGCCGGTGGTGGGGTTCTTTGAGGTGCTGATCTGGATCACGGCCATCGCCCAGGTGGTGCGAAACCTCGACAATGTCATCTGCTTTTTCGCCTATGCCGGCGGGTACGGGCTCGGGACGTTCGTCGGGTTGATGATCGAAGAAAAGCTGGCGATGGGGACGATCATCTTGCGGGTGATCCCGCAGGTACGGGGCGAGGAGTTGGTTGAAGAGCTCCGCCGGCGAAACCACCGCGTGACGTGCATCGACGCCCAGGGGGCCCTGGGCAAAGTCAACGTGATCTTCAGCGTGATCCGCCGCGGAGACCTGCCTGAAGTGCTCGATGTGGTCAAGTCCTTCAATCCCCAGGCGTTCTACACGGTGGAAGACGTCCGCCGGGCCAACGGCAGTTGGCGCCAGCTTCGCCGCTGCAAACCCCAGCCGCAGGTGCGACCGCTCCGCCAGGCCGCCGGACCGGATGGCTGCCCGGGCACCGCCTCAGTCAGGGGGGAAAGTCGCGGCGGAGGCACTAAATGA
- a CDS encoding PD-(D/E)XK nuclease family protein yields MDRGACDILGRVGGSSCRVVLLRGPAGSGKTRACLEFYRSFEPTSTRRCLYLVPNAPAGSSVRRQLLSAGGGVLVAPMVRTFAELAQGVLAASPSPGRLMSGPARMILLRRIVDELSASRKLEALESVVDTPGVVAALDRAIAELKRAAIEPETLAQAVAGGSAKCRDLLNVYRLYQDHLLRHGLYDVEGQMWQVRDVLTSADGGFGDRGSAGLRPCAPRHPETSLPGLETVAAVAVDGFTDFTPTQLAILSLLARRSERILITLPWAQDGRERMWHWTARTLNKIRETFGGDLEEIALDAPAGGGGLAELAGKLFTADAPPMASPGALRVVAAPGTEAEVWAVAQAVKKLLVGADSQAGKPVPPGSIAVLARSLEAYRPTIARVFAACDIPIAHPSGPLTDEPIVRFLLAAAAIAPRQEFADVLAVLRSSYFRPQALGDFTPATAAVAEMIIRQGNVLEGRAAYARAVKSYAARAARAEADNEDGEEPAVRLGPLDCSRDEIVNAGEMLERLFDLTDAAATSGIAKLVDELQLRAAACGHADTLLVARDLRALAALEGALGELEGAAAGIVAVGLAPSRHGTLPLPHLRSALGAAAAKPARTESLVDVLDVLDARAVRYEHVFILGLGEGQFPPASAESPLAGEADRTLWAARGIELDSRSDLTAREMLLFYLAISRAEQSLTLTYQHTDAGGRAGSRGAFLETLLECIDSPSESKIPPGAFVPPQAEIACRQDAVNAGIGGLFDSSSPPAGGALAWAAANERAAVSLAARGIWARHRRWLSAPCDAYDGRIGDPSLLAALGKHFGEDHAFSASQLNTFGLCPWRFFGKYVLQLEPLEEPQRRIEPVERGIFCHEVLCRVMMRLRDGGAVRLAAVGADALAAALTDAVAQASDVLGAKYAAYPRLWELQRQRMHQDIGDYLAARSSQDALAAESVAFELGFGLDARAAEGPADPAGTNEPVSIATPTGTVRVKGKIDRVDRVSFEGHEGLMVVDYKTGALPRPDAIKAAQNVQLPVYIKAAEALLGAKCIGGLFDHVSGGKVRRLFFAEIACSRGKYKINEAFAEQLDEALAAIGRTVESIRAGRFDLMPAGGCDYCDYRQICQYVEARQEVKAAAGEHGRDAHATQQEHGRDAHATLQEGATHNSVVRVPDRSADDSQEHGRDAHATQQEHGRDAHATQQEHGRDAHATQQEHGRDAHATKQEHGRDAHATQQEHGRDAHATGEGPP; encoded by the coding sequence GTGGATCGCGGCGCATGTGACATCCTGGGGCGCGTTGGCGGCAGTTCATGTCGAGTGGTGCTGCTTCGCGGACCGGCCGGGTCCGGCAAGACACGAGCCTGCCTGGAGTTCTATCGCAGCTTCGAGCCCACCTCGACGCGGCGGTGTCTGTACCTGGTGCCCAATGCCCCGGCGGGGTCTTCCGTGCGCCGGCAGTTGCTCTCGGCCGGCGGGGGCGTGCTGGTGGCGCCGATGGTGCGGACCTTCGCGGAACTGGCTCAAGGCGTCCTGGCGGCCTCGCCGTCGCCGGGGCGGTTGATGAGCGGACCGGCGCGCATGATCCTCCTGCGGCGGATCGTCGACGAGCTCTCGGCGAGTCGAAAGCTCGAGGCCCTCGAGAGCGTCGTCGACACGCCGGGCGTGGTGGCGGCGCTGGACCGGGCCATCGCCGAGCTCAAGCGGGCGGCGATCGAGCCAGAAACGCTGGCGCAAGCGGTGGCTGGCGGGTCGGCCAAGTGCCGCGACCTGCTCAATGTCTACCGCCTCTACCAGGACCATCTTCTGCGGCACGGGCTTTACGACGTCGAGGGGCAGATGTGGCAGGTGCGCGACGTGCTGACCTCGGCCGACGGCGGGTTCGGGGATCGTGGCTCTGCGGGCCTGCGGCCCTGCGCGCCACGGCACCCGGAAACATCACTGCCCGGCCTGGAGACCGTAGCGGCGGTGGCAGTAGACGGTTTTACTGACTTCACGCCCACGCAGCTTGCAATCCTGTCGCTGCTGGCCCGTCGTAGCGAACGGATACTGATCACGCTGCCCTGGGCCCAGGACGGCCGCGAGCGGATGTGGCACTGGACCGCCCGCACACTGAATAAAATTCGCGAGACCTTCGGGGGCGATCTGGAAGAGATCGCCCTGGACGCTCCCGCCGGGGGGGGCGGTCTGGCTGAGCTGGCCGGAAAGCTGTTCACAGCCGACGCGCCGCCGATGGCGTCGCCGGGCGCCCTTCGCGTCGTGGCCGCGCCGGGGACCGAGGCGGAAGTCTGGGCCGTCGCTCAGGCGGTCAAGAAGCTGCTCGTCGGCGCAGACTCACAGGCTGGAAAGCCTGTGCCACCGGGAAGCATCGCCGTGCTGGCACGTTCGCTCGAGGCGTACCGCCCCACTATCGCACGGGTCTTCGCCGCCTGCGACATTCCGATCGCGCACCCGTCCGGGCCGCTGACCGACGAGCCCATCGTGCGGTTTCTGCTGGCGGCGGCCGCCATCGCGCCGCGCCAGGAGTTCGCCGACGTGCTGGCGGTGCTGCGGAGCAGCTACTTTCGTCCGCAGGCGCTGGGGGATTTCACGCCCGCCACTGCCGCCGTCGCCGAGATGATCATCCGCCAGGGCAACGTGCTGGAAGGGCGCGCCGCCTACGCGCGGGCGGTGAAGTCCTACGCAGCCAGGGCGGCCCGCGCCGAGGCGGATAATGAGGATGGCGAGGAGCCGGCTGTCAGACTGGGTCCGCTGGATTGTTCGCGCGATGAGATCGTCAATGCCGGCGAAATGCTGGAGCGGCTTTTTGATCTGACTGACGCGGCAGCAACGAGCGGAATAGCCAAGTTGGTCGACGAGTTGCAACTTCGCGCCGCCGCGTGCGGCCATGCCGACACGCTGCTCGTGGCCCGCGACTTGCGGGCGCTGGCGGCGCTGGAAGGTGCGCTGGGGGAACTCGAAGGGGCCGCGGCGGGGATCGTGGCTGTCGGGCTGGCGCCCTCCCGCCACGGCACTCTTCCGCTGCCGCACCTTCGCAGCGCGCTGGGCGCGGCGGCGGCCAAACCGGCGCGCACTGAGTCGCTGGTCGACGTGCTGGACGTTCTTGACGCCCGCGCGGTGCGGTACGAGCACGTCTTCATCCTGGGCCTGGGCGAAGGGCAGTTCCCCCCCGCGTCCGCCGAGAGCCCGCTGGCGGGCGAGGCGGACCGGACACTCTGGGCGGCCCGGGGCATCGAACTCGACAGCCGCAGCGACCTGACAGCCCGCGAGATGCTGCTGTTCTACCTGGCGATCTCGCGAGCGGAGCAGAGCCTGACGCTGACGTACCAGCACACCGATGCCGGCGGGCGGGCCGGGTCGCGCGGAGCGTTCCTCGAAACGCTGCTGGAGTGCATCGACTCGCCCAGCGAAAGCAAGATACCGCCGGGCGCTTTCGTGCCCCCGCAAGCCGAAATCGCCTGCCGCCAGGACGCAGTGAACGCCGGGATCGGCGGCCTCTTCGATTCCAGCAGCCCCCCCGCCGGCGGCGCCTTGGCGTGGGCGGCCGCGAACGAGCGGGCGGCGGTCTCGCTGGCGGCGCGGGGCATCTGGGCCCGCCACCGCCGATGGCTCAGCGCGCCCTGCGACGCCTACGACGGACGCATCGGCGACCCATCGCTGCTGGCGGCGCTGGGAAAGCACTTCGGCGAAGACCACGCATTTTCCGCCAGCCAGCTCAACACGTTCGGCCTGTGCCCGTGGCGGTTCTTCGGCAAGTACGTGCTGCAGTTGGAACCGCTGGAGGAGCCGCAGCGCCGCATCGAGCCGGTCGAGCGCGGAATCTTCTGCCACGAGGTGCTTTGCCGCGTGATGATGCGCCTGCGTGACGGCGGAGCGGTGCGGCTGGCCGCTGTCGGCGCCGATGCCCTGGCGGCTGCCCTGACCGATGCGGTCGCCCAGGCCTCGGATGTGCTGGGCGCCAAGTACGCCGCCTACCCGCGCCTGTGGGAATTGCAGCGACAGCGCATGCACCAGGATATCGGCGACTACCTCGCCGCCCGCTCATCCCAGGACGCCTTGGCCGCCGAGTCGGTGGCCTTCGAGCTGGGCTTCGGTCTCGATGCCCGTGCGGCCGAGGGCCCTGCCGATCCGGCTGGCACGAACGAGCCCGTGAGCATCGCCACGCCGACAGGGACCGTGCGCGTCAAGGGCAAGATCGACCGCGTCGATCGCGTGAGCTTCGAAGGGCACGAGGGGCTGATGGTCGTCGACTACAAGACCGGCGCCCTGCCGCGACCCGACGCCATCAAGGCCGCCCAGAACGTGCAACTGCCCGTCTACATCAAAGCCGCCGAGGCGCTGCTGGGGGCCAAATGCATCGGCGGCCTGTTTGACCACGTCAGCGGCGGCAAGGTCCGACGCCTGTTTTTCGCCGAGATCGCCTGCTCGCGGGGCAAGTACAAGATCAACGAGGCCTTCGCTGAGCAACTCGATGAGGCCCTGGCGGCCATCGGGCGCACGGTCGAGTCCATCCGCGCTGGGCGATTCGACCTGATGCCCGCCGGCGGGTGCGACTACTGCGACTATCGCCAGATCTGCCAGTACGTCGAGGCGCGGCAGGAGGTTAAAGCTGCCGCCGGGGAGCATGGGCGGGACGCCCATGCCACACAGCAAGAGCATGGGCGGGACGCCCATGCCACACTGCAGGAGGGTGCCACGCACAACTCCGTTGTGCGTGTCCCTGACCGTTCCGCCGACGACTCCCAAGAGCATGGGCGAGACGCCCATGCCACACAGCAAGAGCATGGGCGGGACGCCCATGCCACACAGCAAGAGCATGGGCGAGACGCCCATGCCACACAGCAAGAGCATGGGCGGGACGCCCATGCCACAAAGCAAGAGCATGGGCGGGACGCCCATGCCACACAGCAAGAGCATGGGCGGGACGCCCATGCCACGGGGGAGGGTCCCCCATGA
- a CDS encoding response regulator: MTMRHKAVFTTGEAADVCKLSQQTIIRCFDSGQLQGFRVPGSKFRRIPRQALIDFMKANNIPLDSLESDIIRVLVVDDEEAILDLFREVLGNDGRFEVKTASTGYDAGVLTQQFRPDLVVLDYMLPDVNGNVVCRTIHENPDLEHIRILIISGVVNPAELEKLKEAGADDFVKKPFDIDQVRQRIISLVRG, encoded by the coding sequence ATGACAATGAGACATAAAGCGGTTTTCACCACAGGTGAGGCGGCCGACGTCTGCAAGCTGTCCCAGCAGACGATCATCCGCTGCTTCGACAGCGGACAACTCCAGGGGTTCCGCGTACCGGGCAGCAAGTTCCGCCGCATTCCTCGCCAGGCCCTGATCGACTTCATGAAGGCCAACAACATCCCGCTGGATTCGCTCGAGAGCGACATCATTCGCGTGCTGGTGGTCGACGACGAGGAGGCGATTCTGGATTTGTTCCGCGAGGTGCTGGGCAACGACGGGCGGTTCGAGGTCAAGACCGCCAGCACCGGCTACGACGCCGGCGTGCTGACCCAGCAGTTCCGTCCGGACCTGGTGGTGCTGGACTACATGCTGCCCGACGTCAACGGCAACGTGGTCTGCCGCACGATCCACGAGAACCCCGACCTCGAACACATCCGCATCCTGATCATCTCCGGCGTGGTGAACCCCGCCGAGTTGGAGAAACTTAAGGAGGCCGGCGCCGACGATTTCGTCAAGAAACCCTTCGATATCGACCAGGTCAGGCAACGCATCATCAGCCTGGTGCGAGGGTAG